A genomic stretch from Chitinophaga agri includes:
- a CDS encoding glycosyltransferase: MYIILSILSLLGIIYGYLMFRYGQGWKKLQSFQPAHAISGRTKVTVIIPARDEEDNLPPLLQALKAQSYPAELFEVIVIDDFSADATADIVRSFPATNIHLLQLSQHLSAEQRLNSYKKKAIEMAVERATGDIIMTTDADCVMGPEWITRMVQFYETYQPKFIAAPVSFYREDNFFKILQSLDFMTMQGITGALAALKSGTMCNGANLAYERKVFYEVGGFRGIDNIASGDDMLLMFKVYRAYPNGVLYMKNDEAIVRTLPVDTFRSFMHQRIRWSSKADKYDDKRLIWVLALVYCWNVGMLLAGIAALFLPGWRLLVLGLLTYKIVVEFYFLIPVARFFGKTTLLSRFIPGQLFHIPYIVVAGWLGKFGSYQWKGRKVK; encoded by the coding sequence ATGTACATTATTCTATCGATCCTGTCCCTGTTGGGTATTATTTACGGCTATTTAATGTTTCGTTATGGACAGGGTTGGAAAAAGTTGCAGTCCTTTCAACCTGCTCATGCTATAAGTGGCCGCACAAAGGTCACCGTGATCATTCCTGCGAGGGATGAAGAAGATAACCTGCCACCACTGCTGCAGGCACTGAAAGCACAGTCTTATCCGGCGGAATTATTTGAGGTGATTGTCATAGATGATTTCTCTGCGGATGCAACAGCTGACATTGTTCGCAGCTTCCCCGCAACTAACATTCATCTGCTGCAACTGAGCCAGCATCTGAGTGCTGAGCAACGGTTAAATTCGTATAAGAAGAAGGCAATTGAGATGGCAGTAGAACGTGCTACCGGCGATATCATCATGACCACCGATGCGGACTGCGTCATGGGGCCGGAATGGATCACCCGTATGGTACAGTTTTACGAGACCTATCAACCAAAATTTATTGCAGCACCGGTAAGTTTCTACAGGGAGGATAACTTCTTCAAGATCTTACAGTCGCTGGACTTCATGACGATGCAGGGTATTACCGGAGCACTGGCGGCATTGAAATCCGGTACAATGTGTAATGGTGCCAATCTCGCCTATGAACGCAAGGTGTTTTATGAGGTAGGTGGTTTCAGGGGGATAGATAATATCGCTTCAGGAGATGACATGCTGCTGATGTTTAAGGTCTACCGTGCTTATCCTAACGGTGTATTGTATATGAAAAATGACGAGGCGATAGTAAGAACATTACCGGTGGATACTTTCAGATCTTTTATGCATCAGCGTATACGCTGGTCTTCCAAAGCAGATAAGTATGATGATAAGCGCCTGATCTGGGTGCTGGCGCTGGTGTATTGCTGGAATGTGGGAATGCTGCTGGCAGGCATTGCTGCGCTGTTCCTGCCAGGATGGAGGCTGCTGGTGCTCGGATTGCTGACCTACAAGATCGTGGTGGAATTTTATTTCCTGATACCTGTCGCACGTTTCTTTGGTAAAACCACTTTATTGTCCCGGTTTATTCCCGGACAGTTGTTTCATATTCCTTACATTGTAGTGGCGGGATGGTTAGGAAAATTTGGTTCCTATCAGTGGAAAGGCAGAAAAGTTAAATAA